Proteins from a genomic interval of Xiphias gladius isolate SHS-SW01 ecotype Sanya breed wild chromosome 23, ASM1685928v1, whole genome shotgun sequence:
- the LOC120785751 gene encoding homeodomain-interacting protein kinase 1-like — MLEAVSVLDPAMKNVVHFFEQFQHKGHTCLVFEMLDRSLLQLLSEQQGTPLSLHEIRPITHQLLMALDALKGIGVVHSDLKPDNIMLANHLSEPFRIKLIDFGVSFGVREEVFGKTIQPLGYRAPEVTLGLPFSEAIDAWSLGCVLGVLYLCKHLFAIDCEYQSMRGIVDVLGQPADHLLCAGKCTQNFFKVEKHLDSPRWWMKTPREYQLDTGIEPKTWDTTIRSLDDLITHNPDTRESIELEDQRAFVSLLTCLLDTDPEKRITPGKALDHPFVTMVHLEDEIDTSFYLEDSLEKMRILPMDNMDLFLDSAAEEEPKEEEPSAIPHHTDAGSVLPGSCDGIKNMPQSSEGAEAAAGIDTTGSAIKEPSVSQGATSPAEDASASGGSPDESLPAKVKKSPLKRLDVPKKPGQGGIQEAS; from the exons ATGCTTGAAGCAGTGAGCGTTCTTGACCCAGCCATGAAGAATGTGGTTCATTTCTTTgagcagtttcaacacaaaggacatacctgtctagtgtttgaaatgctggacaggagtcTTTTACAACTGCTCAGCGAACAGCAAGGGACGCCACTCTCTCTCCATGAGATACGGCCAATAACCCACCAG ttgctgatgGCCTTGGATGCTCTGAAGGGCATTGGTGTGGTTCACTCagacctgaagccagacaatataatgctggCAAACCATCTGAGTGAgcccttcagaataaaactgataGATTTTGGCGTGTCATTCGGTGTCCGAGAAGAGGTATTTGGGAAGACAATTCAGCCTCTGGGTTACAG GGCACCTGAAGTCACCCTGGGCCTCCCCTTCTCCGAGGCCATAGACGCTTGGAGTCTAGGCTGTGTGCTCGGGGTCTTGTACCTCTGCAAACACCTGTTTGCGATAGACTGCGAGTACCAGTCA ATGAGGGGCATTGTAGACGTCctgggccagccagctgaccaccttCTCTGTGCTgggaaatgcacacaaaatttTTTCAAGGTGGAAAAGCACTTGGACAGcccaagatggtggatgaag accccaAGGGAATACCAGCTTGACACTGGAATTGAGCCGAAAACATGGGACACAACAATCAGAAGTCTGGATGACCTGATAACA cacAACCCAGACACACGGGAATCCATTGAGCTGGAGGATCAGAGAGCCTTTGTCAGCCTCCTGACATGCCTTCTAGATACAGACCCAGAGAAGAGAATCACTCCGGGGAAGGCTCTCGATCACCCCTTTGTAACAATGGTCCATCTGGAAGATGAAATAGACACCAGCTTTTA tctCGAAGATTCTTTAGAGAAAATGAGGATCTTACCAATGGACAACATGGACCTATTTCTTGACTCTGCGGCTGAGGAAGAGCCCAAAGAGGAAGAGCCTTCGGCCATACCTCATCATACAGACGCAGGCTCAGTCCTTCCTGGCTCCTGTGATGGCATTAAAAACATGCCTCAGTCTTCTGaaggagcagaagctgctgcaggaatagACACTACTGGCTCAGCTATAAAGGAACCATCTGTTAGCCAAGGTGCAACCAGTCCAGCTGAGGATGCATCGGCCAGTGGCGGGTCACCCGATGAAAGTCTGCCTGCTAAAGTCAAGAAGAGCCCGCTGAAGAGA TTGGATGTGCCCAAAAAGCCTGGACAAGGAGGCAtccaggaggcatcctaa